One stretch of Bradyrhizobium canariense DNA includes these proteins:
- a CDS encoding DUF805 domain-containing protein yields the protein MEELFEFMFGASGRISRAKYWRSVVIFSVAGLFAAIILFTAAGLAAPLFIIMVVIVFIPWLMWGFAINTERLHDRDKSAWWLLLFYGMPAVLSHLAKAAWFAGAVGHSLLQPVLALTGFALTIWGFVEIGCLRGTAGSNRYGANPLLQSKRVGRLS from the coding sequence ATGGAAGAGCTATTCGAATTCATGTTCGGCGCCAGCGGGCGCATCAGCCGGGCCAAATACTGGCGCTCGGTTGTGATCTTCAGCGTCGCTGGGCTATTTGCCGCTATTATCCTGTTTACCGCTGCCGGCCTTGCCGCGCCGCTCTTTATCATCATGGTCGTGATTGTATTCATCCCATGGCTGATGTGGGGCTTTGCCATCAACACCGAGCGACTGCATGACCGGGACAAGAGCGCGTGGTGGTTGCTGCTGTTTTACGGAATGCCGGCCGTGCTGAGCCATCTCGCGAAAGCGGCCTGGTTTGCCGGAGCGGTGGGCCATTCGCTGCTGCAGCCCGTTCTGGCGCTAACTGGCTTTGCGCTCACGATCTGGGGCTTTGTGGAGATCGGCTGCCTGCGTGGCACCGCCGGATCCAACCGATATGGCGCCAATCCACTTCTGCAGTCCAAGCGAGTTGGCCGCTTGAGCTAA